One Gimesia aquarii DNA segment encodes these proteins:
- a CDS encoding acetate/propionate family kinase, with protein MSILVLNSGSSTLKFALFDELAEEELVRGTLDWYSQSEGVTMAYGFQKISKTESRLDISNNRDAVEWILHVLAEINLGKSIRAVGHRVVHGGTKFCQPTLINEKVIQSLGEISELAPLHNPPALTTIGAVKTILPEAAHVAVFDTAFFSTLPRSAYLYPVPYEWYEQYGIRRFGFHGISHEYCSTRAAELLDRQNDDSLKLVICHLGNGCSATAVLGGSPLATTMGFTPLEGLMMGTRSGSIDPGILIYLMKQQGFNPEQLDQSLNHQSGLLGVSDVSSDFRQIEQAAQDKNERAQLAIKMFVERIQSTIGSLSVLLGGIDALIFTAGIGEHSPLLRSSVCEKLSFLGLELNEVKNQNAHTDSDLATKQSAGRILLIQTREEQMIARAAQRFIMKSK; from the coding sequence ATGTCGATTCTTGTTCTGAATTCCGGATCCAGTACGCTCAAATTTGCGCTATTCGACGAACTGGCTGAAGAAGAACTGGTCCGAGGTACCCTTGATTGGTATAGTCAATCTGAGGGAGTCACGATGGCTTACGGATTTCAGAAGATCAGTAAAACAGAGTCTCGTTTAGATATTTCCAATAATCGTGATGCCGTCGAATGGATTCTGCATGTGTTGGCCGAGATCAATTTGGGAAAATCAATAAGAGCTGTCGGCCATCGCGTCGTTCACGGTGGTACCAAATTCTGCCAGCCCACTCTGATTAACGAGAAAGTTATCCAGTCTTTAGGAGAGATCTCCGAACTCGCGCCGCTACACAATCCACCTGCTCTGACTACAATTGGAGCAGTGAAAACAATTCTTCCAGAGGCGGCACATGTCGCTGTATTTGATACTGCGTTTTTTTCGACTTTGCCGCGAAGTGCTTATCTCTACCCGGTCCCTTACGAATGGTATGAACAATACGGCATTCGTCGATTTGGTTTTCACGGGATCAGTCACGAATACTGTTCGACTCGCGCTGCCGAACTGCTGGATCGTCAAAACGACGATTCACTTAAACTGGTGATCTGCCATCTCGGTAACGGTTGCTCTGCGACAGCCGTGCTTGGTGGTAGTCCACTGGCTACAACAATGGGTTTCACACCGTTGGAAGGGTTAATGATGGGAACCCGCAGTGGGTCGATTGACCCTGGCATCTTAATTTACCTGATGAAACAGCAGGGCTTCAATCCAGAACAGCTTGATCAAAGTTTGAATCATCAATCTGGTTTGCTGGGTGTCTCGGATGTTTCCTCTGACTTTCGCCAAATTGAACAAGCAGCTCAAGACAAAAACGAACGCGCTCAACTCGCAATCAAGATGTTCGTAGAACGAATTCAATCCACCATTGGTTCGCTTTCGGTTTTACTGGGTGGCATTGATGCTTTAATCTTTACCGCTGGCATTGGCGAGCATTCTCCCCTGTTGCGCAGCAGCGTTTGTGAGAAACTTTCGTTTCTGGGTCTTGAACTCAATGAAGTCAAAAATCAAAACGCTCATACTGATTCTGATCTCGCAACGAAACAGTCAGCAGGCCGCATTCTCCTCATTCAAACACGAGAAGAACAAATGATCGCACGCGCAGCTCAACGATTTATCATGAAATCAAAATGA
- a CDS encoding GDSL-type esterase/lipase family protein, producing the protein MKRHPLISKRPLIQSNSTNEIVKKLIINVLSTGFFILSSAATLSATDPKPEWKYEAKLLKPFWQGDTIEGESLLFIRDPKTGEANASVLFPMKKVLKISNSTGDITYEEGKDYLWNPGQREIRLPKNSRINSQTPDDLRRPAGTQKYKLTHRDGNGEIFFGGKLEYHNMQTCITYTHDPIDWKGIVPHFNEKALSRTIQKLRDRQPVSIVVIGDSISAGCNASGWAGEAPFQPSYPGLLEKNLSEQFQTKVRVTNPSVSGKDTRWVLSAIDKVVEPDPDLVIIAFGMNDSAGRSAKDYQSNTKAVIEKIREKRPQAEFILVASMLGNKDWIRLKHELFPQYREALAELCQPGIALADMTSIWTEFLKRKQDWDLTGNGVNHPNDFGHRVYAQVISTLLVPPESSTPETKTSHQPKAIPLWKDRAPIGNDQFEKSGAKITVHQPVNGNGAAIIICPGGGYGGLVTGAEGHGIAKWLNRQGITGVVLEYRLPAGRPFVPLLDAQQAIRMVRANAKNWNIDPARVGIMGFSAGGHLASTAGTHFDSGNPQAAQLVDRESSRPDFVILVYPVVTMGEHTHKGSRKNLLGLDPSPQLIELFSNERQVTAQTPPMFLAHALDDKPVPPKNSQMLFQMLQTKKVPSKYLELPSGGHGLNGYKGPMWDAWQTQSLDWLAKLKFIPTQKSQN; encoded by the coding sequence GTGAAACGACATCCTCTGATCAGTAAGCGACCTTTGATTCAAAGCAACTCAACGAATGAGATTGTGAAGAAACTCATCATAAACGTTTTGAGTACTGGATTTTTCATTCTATCTAGTGCAGCAACGCTCTCGGCTACTGACCCAAAACCTGAGTGGAAGTATGAAGCAAAACTTCTGAAACCATTTTGGCAGGGAGACACAATTGAAGGCGAATCGTTGCTGTTTATCCGAGATCCAAAAACAGGTGAAGCAAACGCATCTGTTCTGTTTCCCATGAAGAAAGTTCTCAAAATCAGTAATTCGACGGGAGACATCACATACGAAGAGGGCAAAGACTATCTTTGGAATCCGGGACAACGAGAAATCAGACTTCCCAAGAATTCGAGAATTAACTCACAGACACCAGACGACCTGCGCCGGCCTGCCGGAACGCAGAAATATAAATTGACGCATCGCGATGGCAACGGGGAAATCTTTTTTGGCGGGAAGCTTGAATATCACAACATGCAGACGTGTATTACATACACACACGATCCCATCGATTGGAAAGGGATTGTACCCCATTTTAATGAGAAGGCACTCTCGCGCACGATTCAAAAGCTACGCGATCGTCAGCCCGTTTCCATCGTCGTAATTGGGGACAGTATTTCTGCCGGTTGTAATGCTTCGGGCTGGGCTGGTGAGGCACCGTTTCAGCCGTCGTACCCTGGCCTGTTAGAAAAGAACCTGAGCGAGCAATTCCAAACCAAGGTTCGAGTTACAAATCCCTCTGTCAGTGGCAAAGACACACGTTGGGTCTTAAGTGCCATCGATAAGGTTGTTGAGCCTGATCCCGACTTAGTCATCATTGCATTTGGCATGAACGATTCTGCGGGTCGATCTGCGAAAGATTATCAATCCAATACCAAAGCGGTGATCGAAAAGATTCGTGAAAAACGCCCTCAGGCCGAGTTTATTCTTGTAGCTTCCATGCTCGGTAATAAGGATTGGATTCGACTGAAACATGAACTCTTTCCTCAGTATCGCGAGGCGCTCGCAGAGCTTTGTCAACCAGGAATTGCACTGGCTGATATGACTTCGATTTGGACAGAATTTCTAAAACGAAAACAGGACTGGGATTTGACCGGGAACGGTGTGAATCATCCCAACGATTTCGGCCATCGTGTCTACGCTCAAGTGATATCGACGTTGCTCGTACCGCCAGAAAGTTCTACACCCGAAACGAAGACAAGCCATCAACCCAAAGCCATTCCACTTTGGAAAGACCGTGCTCCCATTGGAAATGATCAATTCGAAAAATCAGGTGCAAAAATCACCGTGCATCAACCGGTCAATGGAAATGGTGCTGCGATCATCATCTGCCCCGGCGGTGGTTATGGTGGATTAGTCACGGGTGCAGAAGGTCACGGCATCGCCAAATGGCTTAATCGTCAAGGTATCACAGGAGTCGTACTGGAATATCGTCTGCCAGCAGGTCGACCTTTTGTACCACTTCTGGATGCACAACAGGCGATCCGCATGGTCCGTGCAAATGCAAAAAACTGGAACATCGATCCTGCGCGCGTGGGAATTATGGGCTTCTCTGCGGGTGGACATCTGGCTTCGACAGCAGGAACTCATTTTGACTCTGGTAATCCACAGGCAGCACAACTTGTTGATCGCGAAAGCAGTCGGCCTGACTTTGTGATCCTGGTCTATCCCGTCGTCACGATGGGAGAGCATACTCACAAAGGATCTCGCAAGAATCTACTAGGTTTAGATCCCTCGCCGCAACTGATCGAATTATTCTCCAATGAAAGACAAGTCACTGCACAGACTCCGCCCATGTTTTTAGCCCATGCACTCGACGACAAACCAGTGCCACCCAAGAATAGTCAGATGCTCTTTCAAATGTTACAAACGAAAAAAGTGCCCTCAAAATATCTTGAACTGCCTTCAGGCGGTCATGGTCTGAACGGTTACAAAGGACCAATGTGGGATGCCTGGCAGACACAGTCGCTGGACTGGTTAGCAAAACTGAAATTTATACCAACTCAAAAGTCACAAAATTGA
- a CDS encoding DUF3472 domain-containing protein, with protein MSRNRTIRFSLFMMSVCLIASPVVAQEKQYARMPWHLVDLWWDVGDNVPFESYSIDVSISDDISPTKNVYIAPIGLGHLNKTPFYGGIQTQSDGYTKHNQQLRKIGPGFLMSMWGERSIDAIRPSLGGYYQSSGHEGDFVSIRRPFKWTKGTFTYKIVRMDKEIINNKPYTWVGAFVYSHEKDENIFIGALRFHGHDLMLSPKIASFVEVYGQRKPVAEIPKLTVTFGNLRVNGKSATVKSVEAIYPPNVPDYADAESNDGSVVIEVGHPVEGRTTRREKLELNRKQSI; from the coding sequence ATGTCTCGAAACAGAACGATTCGTTTTAGTCTTTTCATGATGAGTGTATGCCTGATCGCTTCACCCGTTGTGGCTCAGGAAAAGCAGTATGCCCGGATGCCCTGGCATCTTGTTGACCTGTGGTGGGATGTTGGAGACAACGTTCCCTTCGAAAGTTACAGTATCGATGTTTCGATCAGCGATGATATTTCCCCTACGAAGAATGTCTACATCGCTCCGATTGGTCTCGGTCATCTCAACAAGACACCCTTTTATGGTGGAATCCAGACACAGTCCGACGGCTATACGAAACACAATCAGCAACTTCGCAAGATTGGACCTGGTTTTCTGATGTCTATGTGGGGTGAGCGAAGCATTGACGCAATTCGTCCCTCACTTGGTGGGTACTACCAAAGCTCCGGTCACGAGGGCGATTTTGTAAGCATTCGCCGTCCCTTCAAATGGACCAAGGGAACCTTTACCTACAAAATCGTTCGTATGGACAAGGAGATCATCAACAACAAGCCTTATACATGGGTTGGTGCATTTGTTTATTCTCACGAGAAAGATGAGAATATTTTTATTGGTGCACTCCGATTCCATGGTCATGACCTGATGCTCTCACCCAAAATTGCAAGCTTTGTTGAAGTCTATGGTCAACGCAAACCTGTTGCCGAAATCCCCAAGCTCACAGTCACGTTTGGCAATCTTCGCGTGAACGGAAAGAGTGCCACCGTCAAATCTGTCGAAGCGATCTACCCACCCAATGTACCAGATTACGCAGATGCGGAAAGCAATGACGGTTCAGTGGTGATTGAAGTAGGCCATCCAGTTGAAGGACGCACGACACGTCGTGAGAAACTAGAGCTGAATCGCAAACAATCCATATAA
- a CDS encoding NAD(P)-dependent oxidoreductase: MTTLVVGATGATGRLLVEQLLQRGENVKAIVRTTDLLKDVVKNQDGFSEVQASILELTDAEIVEHVKDCRAVVSCLGHNLTFKGIYGQPRLLVTEATRRLCEAIQATHPEKPVKFVLMNTTGNINRDLAESVSLAQHCVLWLLRLLLPPHVDNEKAADYLRTKIGQNCEAIEWTAVRPDNLTNEAAVTEYELHPSPTRSAIFNAGKTSRINVGHFMTELVTDNEVWNKWKGQMPVIYNQENENMK, from the coding sequence ATGACGACCCTTGTTGTTGGCGCCACAGGTGCGACCGGACGACTCCTTGTTGAACAGTTACTTCAACGAGGAGAGAACGTGAAAGCCATTGTACGAACAACTGATTTACTCAAAGATGTTGTCAAGAATCAGGACGGTTTTTCAGAAGTACAGGCAAGTATTCTCGAACTGACAGACGCTGAAATTGTAGAACATGTTAAAGACTGTCGTGCCGTTGTTTCCTGTCTGGGTCATAATTTGACATTCAAGGGGATTTACGGACAACCACGTTTGTTGGTGACAGAAGCGACACGCCGTTTGTGCGAAGCCATTCAAGCTACACACCCGGAAAAACCGGTCAAATTTGTACTCATGAATACAACGGGAAACATTAACCGAGATCTCGCTGAATCTGTTTCATTAGCTCAACATTGTGTGTTGTGGCTTTTACGCCTACTCCTGCCTCCCCATGTCGATAACGAAAAGGCCGCAGACTATTTACGTACAAAGATTGGCCAGAACTGTGAGGCTATCGAATGGACAGCGGTTCGACCAGACAATTTAACGAATGAAGCTGCAGTGACCGAATACGAGCTTCACCCATCACCAACGCGAAGCGCTATCTTCAATGCTGGCAAAACCAGCAGAATTAACGTCGGGCATTTTATGACTGAACTGGTGACAGACAACGAAGTATGGAACAAATGGAAGGGACAAATGCCCGTCATCTATAATCAGGAAAATGAGAATATGAAATAG
- a CDS encoding arylsulfatase: protein MSANKWLFRLLFSCIPLLMLGPVKAAPPNIIFVLSDDVAQGDLGCYGQKLIATPNLDRMAEQGTRYLSAYCGTTVCAPSRSSLITGLHSGHCPIRGNFEVPPEGQLPLPAEATTIAEVLKSAGYQTACVGKWGMGFFDTTGDPLKQGFDHFFGYNCQREAHSYFPRYLYNDHEKILLAGNDGKSIGKTYSQELIQEDAINWIRKHRSQPFFLFYALTLPHGRHEINDLGQYVNKPWSNSQKAYAAQVTRMDSDMGELMSTLKELGIAENTLVLFSGDNGSSFSTKSKMGSLFNQASNGLRGFKRGLYEGALRQAAIAWWPGTVPAGRVSDQPWAFWDILPTAAELAGFELKENERTDGKSLVAFLKGGEAPQRDYFYWELHEQKPIQACRFGKWKAVKNGPNAKVELYDLKSDPGESTDLSAKHPEKVQQAVQIMKQAHTPDKNWPLTEIPDFRKRSSKAAWKATRDRLKKASD from the coding sequence ATGTCTGCTAACAAATGGTTGTTTCGACTCCTATTCTCATGTATCCCACTATTGATGCTCGGTCCTGTTAAGGCAGCGCCACCAAATATCATCTTTGTGCTCAGCGATGATGTGGCGCAAGGCGATTTGGGCTGTTATGGACAAAAACTAATTGCGACGCCAAATTTGGATCGAATGGCAGAGCAGGGAACACGCTATCTGAGTGCGTATTGTGGTACCACTGTTTGTGCCCCCAGTCGGAGTTCGTTGATTACCGGGTTGCACAGTGGTCACTGTCCGATTCGAGGCAATTTTGAAGTCCCGCCAGAAGGTCAATTGCCACTTCCTGCGGAAGCGACAACGATTGCTGAAGTGCTCAAGTCAGCCGGTTATCAAACCGCTTGCGTTGGCAAATGGGGCATGGGTTTTTTCGATACCACCGGTGATCCGTTAAAACAAGGTTTTGATCACTTCTTTGGATATAATTGCCAACGTGAAGCACATTCGTACTTTCCCCGCTATCTATACAATGACCATGAAAAAATACTCCTTGCAGGTAACGATGGTAAGAGTATCGGTAAGACGTATTCACAAGAGCTCATCCAAGAAGATGCGATCAATTGGATACGCAAGCATCGTTCCCAGCCGTTTTTTCTGTTTTATGCGTTGACGCTGCCACACGGTCGGCATGAGATTAATGATTTAGGGCAATATGTTAACAAACCCTGGTCCAACTCTCAAAAAGCATATGCCGCTCAGGTCACTCGCATGGATAGCGACATGGGCGAACTGATGTCAACGTTAAAAGAGTTAGGCATTGCAGAAAACACACTGGTTTTGTTTAGTGGTGACAACGGCTCATCCTTCAGCACCAAAAGCAAAATGGGCTCTCTATTCAATCAAGCCAGTAATGGATTACGAGGCTTCAAGCGGGGGCTTTATGAAGGGGCTCTGCGTCAGGCAGCCATAGCATGGTGGCCTGGTACCGTTCCTGCAGGCCGTGTGTCTGATCAGCCATGGGCATTTTGGGATATATTGCCTACAGCAGCTGAGCTGGCCGGATTCGAGTTGAAAGAAAATGAACGAACTGATGGAAAATCTCTGGTTGCCTTCTTGAAAGGGGGCGAGGCACCGCAGCGAGATTATTTCTATTGGGAATTGCATGAGCAAAAACCGATTCAGGCCTGTCGGTTTGGAAAATGGAAAGCAGTCAAAAACGGACCAAACGCCAAAGTAGAACTTTACGACCTGAAAAGTGACCCAGGGGAATCAACAGATCTTTCAGCCAAGCATCCCGAAAAAGTTCAACAAGCAGTTCAGATTATGAAACAGGCACATACCCCAGACAAGAACTGGCCACTGACAGAAATCCCTGACTTTCGAAAACGAAGCAGCAAAGCCGCCTGGAAAGCCACCCGCGACCGTTTAAAAAAAGCCAGTGACTGA
- a CDS encoding DUF2007 domain-containing protein, with product MSDDLVTVATLNTPTEASLVRNLLDAEGIPVFLSDTEAVGMAWYLGNALGGIKVQVAESDVERAFEVLDDHEPVTITEEDWKIAEGFEGESKDEKDEWGDDEEEHNLDVLEVESTSEIDAMVNRAYKSAFLGVLFFPLQFYSLALLTKILMGSYDLNSEQRKKMTIGYILCSVMLIFLFLVFVESSP from the coding sequence ATGTCAGATGATTTAGTCACAGTCGCCACGTTGAATACGCCGACAGAAGCGAGCTTGGTTCGCAACTTGCTAGATGCCGAAGGAATTCCTGTGTTTCTATCGGATACGGAAGCGGTGGGCATGGCCTGGTATCTTGGAAACGCGCTGGGTGGAATCAAAGTGCAGGTGGCCGAGTCTGATGTAGAACGTGCGTTTGAAGTTCTCGATGATCACGAGCCAGTGACGATTACCGAAGAAGATTGGAAAATTGCAGAGGGCTTCGAAGGAGAAAGCAAAGATGAGAAAGACGAATGGGGGGATGATGAAGAGGAGCACAACCTTGATGTGCTTGAAGTAGAATCCACTTCAGAGATAGATGCAATGGTAAATCGTGCTTATAAGTCGGCTTTCTTGGGAGTGCTCTTTTTTCCATTGCAATTCTATTCACTGGCTCTGCTGACTAAGATTCTAATGGGCTCCTATGATCTGAACTCTGAGCAGCGAAAGAAAATGACTATCGGCTATATATTATGTTCTGTGATGCTTATATTTCTGTTTCTCGTATTCGTTGAATCAAGTCCTTAG
- a CDS encoding acyltransferase family protein, translated as MFITKLESLRGIAALMVAVSHCLIVFAVDQNGMIWTTNLLETQGSQAFLTRLLLVPFNGGAAVTIFFVLSGYVLGLSLDRKSNNIRSNVAFYIKRIFRIYPAYIVCLTFIIFSIALFHTYIKFPNTSVWFQAWYQTDITFENAMANYALLETNLNQVAWTLKVELIMSLLFPFAYLVNRNVGTKLNLIFLFLLVIVGFMAGIMPFGNLYFLYGFVFYVGLLIPIVIEKLNLYVKQGARSTMFIMSVACLLCSRSLFSSSNLFCAVLIETIFAALIVAILADEKTNLFLSRILDFEIVRKLGRFSYSFYIYHFIILYWLAYSLLLFVSPEITSNYPLLLGVILAIISVTISYYVAMLSYFGVERPMIKYGAVTAEKIAGFAKKSHEHVGLIQK; from the coding sequence ATGTTTATCACAAAACTGGAATCACTGCGTGGTATCGCCGCTCTGATGGTTGCTGTCAGCCATTGTTTGATTGTGTTTGCAGTCGATCAAAATGGGATGATCTGGACTACCAACCTTTTGGAGACGCAGGGTTCACAGGCATTTCTCACAAGGCTGTTATTAGTACCATTCAACGGCGGGGCGGCTGTCACGATTTTTTTTGTTTTGAGTGGCTATGTGTTAGGTTTGTCTCTTGATCGTAAATCCAACAATATCAGATCAAATGTTGCGTTTTATATTAAACGGATATTTCGAATCTACCCAGCATATATCGTCTGCCTTACATTTATCATTTTTTCGATCGCTTTGTTTCATACTTACATCAAGTTTCCCAATACCTCGGTCTGGTTTCAGGCGTGGTATCAAACTGATATTACATTTGAAAACGCGATGGCAAATTACGCATTACTGGAAACCAATCTCAATCAGGTCGCATGGACTTTAAAAGTCGAACTAATCATGTCCTTACTTTTTCCTTTTGCGTATTTGGTTAATCGTAATGTGGGGACAAAGTTAAATCTGATATTCCTCTTCCTCCTAGTCATAGTCGGTTTCATGGCTGGTATAATGCCTTTTGGAAATTTGTATTTTCTATATGGTTTTGTATTCTATGTCGGGCTGTTGATACCAATCGTTATTGAAAAGCTAAATTTATATGTGAAGCAGGGTGCCAGGAGCACCATGTTTATTATGAGCGTTGCTTGCTTGTTATGTTCCCGATCGTTATTTTCCAGCAGCAATCTGTTTTGTGCCGTACTAATCGAGACAATATTTGCCGCGTTGATCGTTGCCATTCTTGCTGATGAAAAAACAAACCTCTTTCTGAGCCGTATTTTAGACTTCGAGATCGTCAGAAAGCTCGGGCGATTCTCCTATTCTTTTTATATCTATCACTTCATCATTTTGTATTGGCTCGCCTATAGCCTGCTCTTATTTGTGAGTCCGGAGATTACATCCAACTATCCGCTATTATTGGGAGTCATTTTGGCGATCATTTCCGTTACCATCAGCTATTACGTTGCCATGCTTTCCTACTTTGGAGTAGAACGCCCCATGATCAAATATGGTGCTGTCACAGCAGAAAAAATAGCAGGCTTTGCAAAGAAATCGCATGAGCATGTAGGGCTGATTCAGAAGTAG